In Zingiber officinale cultivar Zhangliang chromosome 11B, Zo_v1.1, whole genome shotgun sequence, a single window of DNA contains:
- the LOC122035104 gene encoding rRNA 2'-O-methyltransferase fibrillarin-like isoform X2, with protein MEIGDTPRFPSELRATAAGAAQLRDRVEADQGDQGREAQGVGRRGLPRQAGDLDGPGAVRVPGAAGEDRRDRGGAGSGGGGSAPRRRRGGGPNGDGAQPRPAPHGDGSGHGARRRQGGDAGGAGRASPRPLPPGHPGGPFLLTPPYRALNYPTQARCSTKCQGAVHHPSKRTMATRVKGLFRGFKHISKIFSAKEDEMEIGHPTDVKHVAHIGGNCDSVHSPSWMKRFNSTADFSSLGNVGQARRSLSGSQGSYRARGIETSFQDSNSSETGTPRAPKQMKRRKHRPESSSSRPSKKASRVRAPYVASLGDDNEAPDQLRGI; from the exons ATGGAAATCGGCGATACTCCGCGATTCCCGTCGGAGCTCCGCGCTACAGCGGCCGGAGCCGCCCAACTTCGAGATCGGGTGGAAGCGGACCAAGGAGATCAAGGTCGAGAAGCCCAAGGGGTGGGTCGTCGCGGACTTCCTCGACAAGCTGGAGACCTTGATGGGCCGGGGGCAGTTCGGGTCCCCGGCGCTGCTGGCGAAGACCGGAGAGATCGTGGCGGAGCGGGCTCGGGAGGAGGCGGAAGTGCTCCTCGCCGGAGGCGAGGTGGAGGACCGAATGGTGACGGAGCTCAACCGCGTCCTGCGCCTCATGGAGATGGATCTGGCCATGGTGCGCGCCGCCGTCAAGGAGGAGACGCTGGCGGAGCGGGTCGAGCAAGCCCGCGCCCGCTGCCGCCAGGCCATCCTGGTGGCCCTTTCCTTCTGACACCGCCCTATCGTGCACTCAACTACCCAACGCAAGCGAGGTGTTCGACGAAATGCCAAG GAGCAGTGCACCATCCCTCTAAAAGAACAATGGCAACCAGGGTGAAAGGACTATTCAGGGGATTCAAGCACATATCAAAGATCTTCT CTGCTAAGGAGGATGAAATGGAGATTGGACATCCAACAGATGTCAAACATGTAGCACATATTGGTGGGAATTGCGACTCTGTCCATTCTCCAAGTTGG ATGAAAAGGTTCAATTCCACAGCTGATTTCTCTTCTCTCGGCAATGTTGGGCAAGCTAGACGATCGCTTTCGGGTTCTCAAG GATCCTATCGAGCAAGAGGCATCGAAACATCGTTCCAAGACAGTAATAGCTCTGAAACTGGCACTCCCAGAGCTCCAAAACAGATGAAGAGGAGAAAACACCGACCTGAATCCTCCTCCTCAAGGCCTTCGAAAAAGGCATCAAGAGTCAGAGCTCCATATGTAGCTTCACTGGGAGATGATAATGAAGCACCAGACCAGCTCCGAGGAATTTAG
- the LOC122035104 gene encoding uncharacterized protein LOC122035104 isoform X1: MEIGDTPRFPSELRATAAGAAQLRDRVEADQGDQGREAQGVGRRGLPRQAGDLDGPGAVRVPGAAGEDRRDRGGAGSGGGGSAPRRRRGGGPNGDGAQPRPAPHGDGSGHGARRRQGGDAGGAGRASPRPLPPGHPGGPFLLTPPYRALNYPTQARCSTKCQGAVHHPSKRTMATRVKGLFRGFKHISKIFCKCFNWLCCYFPFVILNLCFSPSLVSSGLVAAKEDEMEIGHPTDVKHVAHIGGNCDSVHSPSWMKRFNSTADFSSLGNVGQARRSLSGSQGSYRARGIETSFQDSNSSETGTPRAPKQMKRRKHRPESSSSRPSKKASRVRAPYVASLGDDNEAPDQLRGI, translated from the exons ATGGAAATCGGCGATACTCCGCGATTCCCGTCGGAGCTCCGCGCTACAGCGGCCGGAGCCGCCCAACTTCGAGATCGGGTGGAAGCGGACCAAGGAGATCAAGGTCGAGAAGCCCAAGGGGTGGGTCGTCGCGGACTTCCTCGACAAGCTGGAGACCTTGATGGGCCGGGGGCAGTTCGGGTCCCCGGCGCTGCTGGCGAAGACCGGAGAGATCGTGGCGGAGCGGGCTCGGGAGGAGGCGGAAGTGCTCCTCGCCGGAGGCGAGGTGGAGGACCGAATGGTGACGGAGCTCAACCGCGTCCTGCGCCTCATGGAGATGGATCTGGCCATGGTGCGCGCCGCCGTCAAGGAGGAGACGCTGGCGGAGCGGGTCGAGCAAGCCCGCGCCCGCTGCCGCCAGGCCATCCTGGTGGCCCTTTCCTTCTGACACCGCCCTATCGTGCACTCAACTACCCAACGCAAGCGAGGTGTTCGACGAAATGCCAAG GAGCAGTGCACCATCCCTCTAAAAGAACAATGGCAACCAGGGTGAAAGGACTATTCAGGGGATTCAAGCACATATCAAAGATCTTCTGTAAATGCTTTAATTGGCTCTGTTGTTATTTTCCTTTCGTTATTTTAAATTTGTGTTTCTCTCCTTCTCTGGTTTCTTCTGGTTTGGTAGCTGCTAAGGAGGATGAAATGGAGATTGGACATCCAACAGATGTCAAACATGTAGCACATATTGGTGGGAATTGCGACTCTGTCCATTCTCCAAGTTGG ATGAAAAGGTTCAATTCCACAGCTGATTTCTCTTCTCTCGGCAATGTTGGGCAAGCTAGACGATCGCTTTCGGGTTCTCAAG GATCCTATCGAGCAAGAGGCATCGAAACATCGTTCCAAGACAGTAATAGCTCTGAAACTGGCACTCCCAGAGCTCCAAAACAGATGAAGAGGAGAAAACACCGACCTGAATCCTCCTCCTCAAGGCCTTCGAAAAAGGCATCAAGAGTCAGAGCTCCATATGTAGCTTCACTGGGAGATGATAATGAAGCACCAGACCAGCTCCGAGGAATTTAG
- the LOC122034796 gene encoding early nodulin-like protein 1: MANSSLCLVLASSFMVLSLAAGTQFKVGGSGRWSAPDNNAMTYNQWAEKNRFKIGDSIVFTYLPDEDSVLLVDDDVYKSCNTSSHIDQFNDGNTVFTFTHSGNFYFVSGVKDNCDKNEKLHVVVLGDRTNKSSPAPAPLPASPPAEGATGEPSPPPNAAAAKVVGVVSSLGAAAIAALSFTF, translated from the exons atggcAAACTCGTCGCTATGCCTGGTTTTAGCCTCCTCCTTCATGGTTCTATCATTAGCTGCTGGGACACAGTTCAAGGTAGGTGGCTCGGGAAGATGGAGTGCGCCTGACAACAATGCCATGACCTACAATCAGTGGGctgaaaaaaatagatttaagatTGGTGATTCCATAG TGTTCACGTACCTCCCGGACGAGGACTCTGTTTTGTTAGTTGATGACGACGTTTACAAGAGCTGCAACACCTCCTCCCACATAGACCAATTCAACGACGGCAACACGGTGTTCACCTTCACCCACTCCGGCAACTTCTACTTCGTCAGCGGAGTCAAAGACAACTGCGACAAGAACGAGAAGCTACACGTGGTCGTCTTGGGCGACAGGACGAATAAGAGTTCGCCGGCGCCCGCTCCTCTGCCTGCTTCGCCTCCGGCGGAAGGAGCCACCGGGGAACCATCGCCGCCGCCGAATGCGGCCGCTGCCAAGGTTGTCGGCGTGGTGAGCTCACTGGGGGCTGCTGCGATCGCAGCTCTTTCGTTCACTTTTTGA